CTCCTGGGCGGTCGTGGCGGGCGGCATGAGGCCCGCCTGGGCCTGTGCGCGGGCGAACACCTGCGCCACGATCAGCTGGTCCGAGAGGGACCGCAGCGGCAGGTGCTCCCGGGCGGGCGCGCGCTCGACGACGTCCGTCACGCCCCCCTCGGCCGTCAGGAGGGCCGTCAGCGTGCCGCTCACGTCCTTCGTCAGCCAGGCCGCGCCCCGCTCCGCCTTCTTGCGCGCGAGGACCCGTTCGAGTTCCGCTGCGGCGAGCCCGGCCGGTGCGGACGCGCCCAGGTCCCTGGCGAGGACGCGCACGTCGTACGCGAGTTTGCCGGGCAGCGCGTCCTGCAGGAAGAACCCGCTCAGCGTCTGCAGCTGCCGGTCGAGCGCGCCCCAGTGGCCGCGCACGTGGAGCGGCGCGCCGCTGCGGCGGCGGAGCGTCACGGCGAGCGCGTTCTTGCCGGGGACGTCCTTGGCACGCTTCTCGGTCTGCCGCACGGCCCGCAGGGTGTCCTGCAGCGGCGTGAGGAAGTGCGCGATCACGAGCCCGCCGCTCAGGGTGGCGTCCTCCCCGAAGTCCCCGAGATGCTGCCGGTAACTGCCTGCGAGGGCCGCCGCGCACGCGAGCGCCGTGTGCAGCGGCAGCAGGGCGAGCACGTCGTCCCCGCCCGCGTAGATCAGGCTGCCCTGCGCGTCCCGCACGATCCGGCCCGCCTGCCCCGCGAACGCCGACAGGGCGCGCGACAGGGCCGCGTGCCGGTCCGGACCGCGGGCCGCCTCCCGGTCGATCAGGCTGCCCATGCTGTCCCCGTCCGCCTGGAAGACCGCGTAGTACGGGTCCGGCGGGACCGTCCCGAACACGGGCGTCGCGGCCGGATGCGCGCGCAGGAACCGGTCGAGCGCCTCCTGCGCGCGGCGCTCGGCGGCCGCCGCGTCCGGCTGCCCCTCGACGAGTTCCCGTAACCGCGAGCCGTACAGCATCCGCCCGTCGTGCCGGCCGAGCACCCGGTCGCCGCCCACACGGGGATGCACGAGGTCACTCGACACCCCGACGTCCTCCAGGACCGCGAGGTACCTGTCCCAGTCGCGACGGACGGCATCCGGGTCGGCGAGCCCCAGCCGCGCGAGGTACGGCTGGGCCGCGACGTGCGAGGTGCTCATGAACCGCTGCTCGGCCACCTCGCCGCGCAGGCCGAGCCGTTTGACGAGGCCGGGCGCGCACAGCTCCTCGCCCACCCCGATACCGGCCCGCGTCCTCGCCCCCTCGGAAAGCCGCTGGTACGTGACGCTCTCCCGCTGCCCGTCGAGCGCGGACTTCGGCACACCGGCGCCCCACGTGACCGGCGCGAAGTCACGGGTGTTCTTCCGGGCCGCCAGCGCCCGTTCCGCCTGCTGCCGCGCCTGCGCGTACCCGGCCGTCAGCTCCGCGGCCGCCCAGTAGCATTCGAGCAGGTCCTCCAGCTGCAGGGTCGCCCGGTCGTCCGGTCGGTCGAGCGGCCCGTGCGAGAACGCGTTCCGGGCCAGTGCCAGCACCGCGTCCCGCGCTGCCTGCACCGCCCGCTGCGCCAGGACGCGCAGGTCCTCCTCGGAGGCCGTGACGACGGCGAGGATCTTGTTGCTGACGTTCCCCCGCGCGTCCTCGCCGGCGTCGAGCGTCTCGGCCGCCGGGAAGATCAGCTGCGCGCCCTGGGCACGCAGGGCCTGCGCGGCCGCCAGGCTCGCCTGGGACAGCAGGTACGAGCCGAACCACAGGTCACGGGTCCGGCGGGAGGCCACGATGAAATCCTGGACCGGGCCCAGGGACAGTGCGAACACGTACGTCAAGACACACCTCGGTCGAGTGAGAAGAACGCCGGAAGGTCCTCCGGGAACCGTCGGACGTTGGCCGGCTGGGGGGTCGGGTGTTTCGGGGACAGGCTCCACACGCTGAACGCGGCGCCGAGCGTGCCGGAACGGCGGACCGCTTCCGTCCAGGCGTGTCCGGGCGGATCGCCGGTCGCCCGGTACCCGCCGACGATCAGGGCGTGGGCGTGCAGGCCGCTGAGCCGCTCGGCGAGTTCGGAGGTCTGCAGCGTCTCACCCTCCGACTGCACGCCTTTGAGCAGGTCCCGTTTGGTCTCCATGAGCAGCAGGCGGCCGTCGTCGAGGACCGCGATGCCGTCCACCTCCCGCTCGAAGCCCTCCGGCCGGTGCGGGGACGGGAAGATCAGTTTCGTCGCCCAGCGCAGGTGCCGGACACGGCCCTGCGGTAACGCGTCCACCAGCCCGCGGATGCTGAGGTACTCCGCGGCGAGGCCCTCGTTGGCGGTCGCCGACGTGAACTGCCCGGGGAAGTGCCGCTCGACCTGCCGGCGGAACGCCGCGGCGTGCTCGTCGGTCATGCGCACGAACAGGTGCTCGGCGGCCTTCAGCACGGACGGGACGCCTGCGGGGACGGGAAGGCTCGACTTGATCTGCACGCCCCGTACCTGCAGTTCCTGCTCGAGGCTCAGGTGCCAGCCGGGCTCCCGTCCGTCCCCGACCCGCTGCTGCTGGGTGAACTCGGTGCGGACCGGGCGGACGGCGCGCGTGTTCGCGGCCCACTTCAGGGCGTGCAGGGCGAGCGCCTTCGTGCCGCCCGTCAGGTTGAGGGTGAGGTGCGCGTCCGGGTGTGCGTCCGCGATCCGCGTGAGCGCCTGCGCGAGCAGGTGCGGGGTGTTCTCGTCGATCCGGACGGTCCGCACCTCGCTGCCCGCCAGCTGCGGCGCGGCACTCAGGCCCGCCCGGACGTTCTCCGCCGTCCGCTGAACGCCGGCCGTGCCGAGCAGGTACACCCGGTCCGGCACCTCCTCCTGCGCCTGAATCCCGATGATGCCCGGCATCGGCTGCGCGCCGAGCAGCACCACGTACACCCGGCGCGTGGACGCGTCGGCCGCGGCGTCTTCCCGGGAGGGGGCCGTGGCCGACGCGTCCGGCCAGCGGAGCGGTTCGGGACGCCACTCGCCGCGGTCCGACACGATGCTCGCCCCGAGCTCCTGCTGAACGTACTCCAGCAGGCCGTCCCCGGACTGCGCCGGCACGAAGTCCGGCATGTAGAGCACCGGGGTCGCCAGCTGACCGCCGAGGTCCCGGGTGAGCCGGGCGAGCAGCCGCGCCCGTTCGTACCGGCTCCCCTGGAGGCGCATCGCCGGCGCGTCCCACACGACGTACAGGTGACTGTTCTGCGTGACCAGCCACGCGCCGAGCGGCCCCTTTTGATAACGGGCGTCGAGGGCGGGCACCTGCACGAACGGCACCTGCGACGGCACCTGCAGGATCCGGGCGAGCGACTCGGGCATGCGCCGCGCCGACAGCGTCACCTGCTTCAGGCGCCGGACGGCGGCCGGGAGGTACAGCTCCACGTAATCCCGCGTCGTCAGGTGCACCTGCACCCTGCAGGGTTCGTCCCTCGTGACGTCGTGGACCACGAGTCGGCTGCCGTGCGCGTCGACCGTGAACACGTCCGCGCCGTCCTGCAGGGCCCGGGCGAACAGCGGCGCGACCGACGGTTTGCTGCCGCCCGTGAGGTTCAGGGTGCAGTCCGCCAGCGAAATGCCCTGCAGGTCTGCGAGCGTGCCGGTCCGGACGCGCGCGCCTCGGGCCAGCAGCCAGTCCTGCAGCGCCTGCTGACGGGCGTGGACCAGGTCGTCCCTCGGCGGGTCGAGCAGCAGCAGCGTCTCCGTGCCGCGCCCGTGCCGGGCGTGCAGGAACCCGAGTGCCACCGGGGCCGGGTCGTTGCCGACCGTCGCGACGTGCATGACCATCTCAGGTCCCACCCGGGCGGGATGCGAGCGGCGGAGGGAGGAGGGGTATCGGCATGGGTCTCCAGTGGTTGCGTGGGGGAGAGGAGGGCCTCCCTGCGCCTTCCGGCGCGTGGAGGGTGTGGGCGGCGCGGCTCACCGGACCTCGCTGAGCGTCGCGCCGAGCCCGTACATGGTTTTCGCGCCGGTGCCGGCGAACGGTGCCAGGCGCGAGAGGGCCGCGAGCGCCTCGCCGCTGCGTTCGCGCGCGACCGTCACCTCGGTCCGTCCCGTGAACGCCCGCAGGCTCGCGCGGCGGCGGGCGCCGGGCACGTCCAGCATGACCGGTCGCGTCGTGTCGGCGCGCAGGCGCAGGTCGTCCGTCAGGTTCGCCCACACCTCGCGTCCGAACGGTCGCGGCGCGAACGCGTTCCATCGGCGCAGCAGCCCGTGGTAGATCAGCGTCGGGCGCGGTTCGCCGAGCGTGCGTTCGCCGCTGCGCAGCGCGGTCGGCGTCAGGAACGTCAGGTGCGCCTCGCTCGCCGTTCCGCCGAGCAGCGTGTCGTACGTGAACTGGCTGATCGACTGGCCCACGACGCGTCCGGCGAGGCGCGCCTCGCCGGACGCCGACGTCGGCAGCGGGAGCGGCAGCCCGGGCAGCGTCGCGTCGCGCAGCAGGTCCAGCAGGGTGTCGTCGAGGCAGTTCACGCGGAGCTGCACGGTCCGCGCGTCACCGGCGAGCACGCCACCGAACCCGTCGTGACGGCCGGTGTGCTGGGACACCGGACTGAGCTGAGCGTCGTGCAGCGCACGGGCCAGCGCCGGGTCGGCGTTCCCGATCAGGCCGTACAGCACGGCGTGCAGCGCGAGCATCGGGTTCCTCGGGGCGGGTCGGTCCAGCTGGTAGGTGAGGTGCAGGGTGGCAGGCAAGGGTCCTCCAGAGAGCATCGGCAACAGCACATGAACGGTGGTGAGGCGGAAGGAACGTCAGATCACGGTCACGGCGGAACGCCTCAGCACCTCCGGCGCTCCGCCCAGCGCGTGGCGCGAGCCTGTCGCCGCGTACACGAGCACGCTGTCCTCCGGGGCGATCAAGCGCTCCACCGCCCGCAGGCAGCGGGCCAGCGCGGCGGCGTCCAGCAGCAGCTCGAACACGCTGCGCTGCACCCGCCGGCCGCGCCGGGAGAGCAGCGCGGCAAGCTGCCGCCGCCGACGCGGGCACGGCGAGTCATACGACACCACGTACAGCGTCAGCACGCGCCGCCCCCAGGGTCCGGACGTGGCCGGACCACGCGCGGTTCATCCGCTCCCGCTTCACCCGCTCGCTCCGTTCACAGTGCCTCCGGCATGACGCCTGTTCTCATGGACTCCTATTCTGGCGGACGGAATTCCGCACGTGGGCTGCACTTGAGGTGCCGCCGCGGACCGGTGACGGCCGCTCAGCGGACCGTGACGGTGAACGGCAGGGTCAGCTGCACGTCGCTTCTGCCGGGGGCCGAGACGGTGAAGGTGACGTGGCCGGTCACGTCCGTCCCGACCGGCGGGCGCGACGTGAAGGTGA
Above is a window of Deinococcus aquiradiocola DNA encoding:
- the cas10 gene encoding type III-B CRISPR-associated protein Cas10/Cmr2; this translates as MFALSLGPVQDFIVASRRTRDLWFGSYLLSQASLAAAQALRAQGAQLIFPAAETLDAGEDARGNVSNKILAVVTASEEDLRVLAQRAVQAARDAVLALARNAFSHGPLDRPDDRATLQLEDLLECYWAAAELTAGYAQARQQAERALAARKNTRDFAPVTWGAGVPKSALDGQRESVTYQRLSEGARTRAGIGVGEELCAPGLVKRLGLRGEVAEQRFMSTSHVAAQPYLARLGLADPDAVRRDWDRYLAVLEDVGVSSDLVHPRVGGDRVLGRHDGRMLYGSRLRELVEGQPDAAAAERRAQEALDRFLRAHPAATPVFGTVPPDPYYAVFQADGDSMGSLIDREAARGPDRHAALSRALSAFAGQAGRIVRDAQGSLIYAGGDDVLALLPLHTALACAAALAGSYRQHLGDFGEDATLSGGLVIAHFLTPLQDTLRAVRQTEKRAKDVPGKNALAVTLRRRSGAPLHVRGHWGALDRQLQTLSGFFLQDALPGKLAYDVRVLARDLGASAPAGLAAAELERVLARKKAERGAAWLTKDVSGTLTALLTAEGGVTDVVERAPAREHLPLRSLSDQLIVAQVFARAQAQAGLMPPATTAQEAS
- the cas6 gene encoding CRISPR system precrRNA processing endoribonuclease RAMP protein Cas6, translated to MPATLHLTYQLDRPAPRNPMLALHAVLYGLIGNADPALARALHDAQLSPVSQHTGRHDGFGGVLAGDARTVQLRVNCLDDTLLDLLRDATLPGLPLPLPTSASGEARLAGRVVGQSISQFTYDTLLGGTASEAHLTFLTPTALRSGERTLGEPRPTLIYHGLLRRWNAFAPRPFGREVWANLTDDLRLRADTTRPVMLDVPGARRRASLRAFTGRTEVTVARERSGEALAALSRLAPFAGTGAKTMYGLGATLSEVR
- the cas2 gene encoding CRISPR-associated endonuclease Cas2 gives rise to the protein MLTLYVVSYDSPCPRRRRQLAALLSRRGRRVQRSVFELLLDAAALARCLRAVERLIAPEDSVLVYAATGSRHALGGAPEVLRRSAVTVI